The Gouania willdenowi chromosome 5, fGouWil2.1, whole genome shotgun sequence sequence AATTAAGTTACATTGCTTTTTGTATCTGccttgtgttttgtattttattaaaactgaTGAAGAGGGTTTCCATTGTGTgcagttttctttatttattcatgatcTAACAATCTCCTCCTGTACAGCGTACATCAGCAATTACACactatatttcatattttggagCCTCAAAAACTCTCAGTGAAGTCGACATCAATCAGTTGGTTTGAGAGGAACAGTTTGTTAAACATTGACACGTGTTCAGTTTAATTACATCCTCAGTCCAAAGGCGATGATCTGCTCAGGAAACACTGATCACTCtaaatgcagtggttctcaaccttttcagccagagacccccaaaataaaggtcccagagaccgAGGAtcgacccccactgtacctgaaggtggttgaacacagacatgaacattaaagaacagtcatgtggagacaaggTCAACAATAAGGGGGGATacaggggagagatttttagggcccatccataaagtcagcaaaatgatggtccattgttctatgaatctataataaccacatttatatctgaataatatccactgttatccaggaagtgtattattTACACCATAatgtatagtcatcttaaagatctaaatctttgttttaatcagaaataaaatgggtcatAAATATGAGGTAGTAATAAATAGGTATAATTCTAAGtcctaattatgagatagaatcTGAAAATTATGACTTCagaattttttaatcattattttactattcctagcttctttttttttaacttgcagaaatgggcttccataggATTGGCCATTCTGGAATTGTATACATAATTTTATTGATATGGCCaaatataatcataaaaaataacGTTTAcctgattattattaattaaagaGTGAACAGGTTCACATTGCTGCGTGCTGTTCTGCCACACAGAGAGCAGGAGTGTTGCACCGACAAGTCTGTAACAGTACACTGATATAAACGAGATAGGCACATGGtttttattagggatgtcccgatctgatattgatatcggatattggtccgatatcagccggaaaatgaatatcggattttatcggactgcatctaaaatctctgatatatattatatttaattattcaattgtagaatactgtagatattatgttgatggttaaaatgtatgtaaccaattagttaataataaatgggtcagtttttctcatccctactgttgctgactattgttctctgtttgagtaacattacttgatcaagtcttttctaacattccacactacaaaataagtcataaaagtatgtatgattcgtgctgatatcgcattGGATCATTATCGTAtcgaccaatactcaaggctgcaatatcggtatcgtatcggaagtgaaaaagttgtatcgggacatgcctagtttttattcacaaataaaggtaagatcatacatgatgtattttttttcagccACTAAAAACcctgttaaaatgtaaaaaaataaataaatgtatatatctAATAATCATATATATCCTATATAATCTTATAATAAATCAGAGATGAACCTCTCCACTCATCCCTGGTTTAGAGATAAAAGAAAGCTGCTTGTTTTCGCAGGTTTTCCTTCTCCTGTCCCATACGTGAGAAGAGCAAGTTATTTTCATCCAACGTCAGTGCCTGATCGTTAAATGTTCTTTCTACCCATGATACATCTCACAGGATTTATTGAAGCAGAAGCAAAGAAAGGGGAGTGCAGACGTCCTTTAACTTTAGACAAATGTCTCTGACAATGAGGCTACTGTATATGAGAACATTGGAACTTATTTTATGGAGATTAAAAAAGTAGTAAAATGTCTTTTGACAGATAATCAACATTTAAATGACAACTTCatcattaaaatgaaaagtaatatttgagtttaaaaagtgAGTTGACTTTTCCTGTGCAGTGTTAAATTAGTTTTCTTGTCTCTACAGGTCAACCTCTggtgtatggaggtagatttgtgtctttatttctcAATCCAAAATTAATTTggaaaatggattaaaaaaaatattaattcagaaaacttatttttttttatcgactacaatgctccatcgtactatagcctaacctcagaaaaaaaaatccatttttttcccatttttggtTCATGTCTGATTTATTATAAGATTAAATAGGATATATgtgattattaaaaatatacatttatttatttttttacattttaacaggGTTTTTAGGggctgaaaaaaatacattgtgtatgatcttacctttatttgtgaataaaagctagcgatgtcccgatacaactttttcacttccgatacaataccgatattgcagccttgagtattggtcgaTACGATAATGATCCaatgcgatatcagcacgaatcatacatacttttatgacttattttgtagtgtggaatgttagaaaagacttgatcaagtaatgttactcaaacagagaacaatagtcagcaacagtagggatgagaaaaactgacccatttattatagccttaccttaggaaaaaaaaatcatattttttcatttgtatgccttactatagcctgtgGCCGCTAGATGGCAGTGCTGCGCCACCAAAACAACAGCTTTCAGCAAGTATACAGGCATAAACACTATGTATAagtgtgttttttagatttaatgAGTCCACTAAAGCTATCAGACATGTTCGTTTCACATAATATGAAGACAAAGAGTACAAAGTGTTTCAAACTTGTTATACCTACAGTAAATAATCACAATCACCTCATTAGTTCTTTTAAACATAAGAGTCTTTATTGTAGAAGACTGTGAATTATACGTGCGTTCATGCAGAAGTCTCAACATTTTGAGCTATTGATCTATATTCTTTAGTCTTTCCTTGGGGTGTAAATCGTGGTTatattcaattaaaatcaagGGGACGACTTATCCAATGATGCAAACTATTTGtcaatgttttttctccaaCAGTCTAGAGGGTAAAATATTTCTAAAGGgtcaaataaatgaaagtcTGCATAAAAGGAGTTTATCATATAAAGACCTAAAATTAGCTTTAAAACGtcgtaaaaacaaaacaaaaaaaaaaaaaaatcctacttTGATTCAATTTATGAGCGAGACGTATTTGTGAATGACTCACGTGGATAAGGCGTTGACGCAGCCCAGCGTCATGACGTCAGAGGGCGTGTCTCAACAGAGGGCAGAAGGGACTCCACGATGGGAGGTTTGTGTCTGTTTTAGGACCCTTAAATGTTCACTTCTGTGTGTCGTGTTTGTTTCTCCGCGCTTTGGTTGTCACGTCCACTGCTGTGGGACTATTTCACAGATATTTTCACAAAGCTCACGAGGTGAAAGGTTGTCTTTGTTTACTTTAAAGACGGGGAAATGTCCCTCTGCTGGTGATGTTGTCGGAAAAGTTCCTTACGTCAGGTTTGACAGGATAAGAGTTGGATATGAGACAATGTCTCACCACATAAGCTTAAAATGTGTTGGTCGTGCATTGTTTGCTGTTTACGCACTCTTTGTGTAGCCCTAGAAGATCATATTGGGGTACTAGAACAAAGCCTGTTCAGTGTCAGTTGTCACCTGGATCCATCTTTGACTGactttgtgttgtgtgttattgtggatCCACAGATAGTTTCTGTGAGCAGCTGATAGAGGACACTTCATTCCTCAGAGCTGAACACAGACTGGACACTGAGCTGCTGGACAAACTCATCCTGCAGCTCAACAGGATCTACCCACAGATCCTCTCAGACAAGGAGGCCACCAGAGTGAGTCCCTCACCCCAAAGTCCAGCTTTATTCACCTCCATAGCAGagattcatgtcagtatttagaatgatcagagcactgatatatcctaGAGCTGGGAAATATATCGAGATTAAATTCTATTTTGacgatacaaaaaatgacaacatcgCATATATCGAAACAAGccccactacagaactcactcacacgtgctgtccctcacAGGAGAAcaagactaaagtggcacatcATTTACAGCTGTTTTGTTAATAAACGTcccattgtgtaattttttctactcattttgtgtcttttgcgTATTGTTGTTCTTTGGTGCATTTCTCCATTGGTTTGTATTTTGAAAATTTTCataggttatttttttttgtgtgtatttttgttgtcccatcgtgcatgtttttctccttttgtgtatttgttgcccTTTTAtgaatttgtgttgttcttttgttagtttctgtttctgtagtcattttttttgctgacTCATGTTTGTGATACACGCACAAGTTATTTAATTTAACCAATCTTTCGTTAGCGTGTGTGGCATTTAGAATCAGCAAATTTCacctagaattgtctttttggctaaactttatttgaattaaaatatcaagatttatattgcatttcaccattttgagcaaaaaaaaaatcaaaatatgaattttattataatatatcctactcaaatagacgtactgttacttgattgaaattgtactccaTTACTAGTACaactaagtcatacataaaatactcaagtacaagtaaaaagcagctcaaaTTCAtttgtactcaaagtaaaagttactcgttacttccaccccccatgtttatttctgGAAATAAATTTTGCCCTGGTTCCCTtgtaaaatttaaaaaggaagagatgaaatcttgcacgattggaacttaatttattttctgtgtataaaaaaaaaaaaaaaaaatagtcaaaatgtaccattctttttttttttaataaaataacaatgaattcaattcaaacattaaaaaaaagctcagGCTCTACGTATTgctaaatgtatgaactctaGAACAGTGCCATGTCAAATGTGCTATGTGGGTAACAACAGAATAGGTGGAAcccacaacctgaaccatagaaagtggctgCGTGTTATTCAGAAAAGGCACGACTGAGAACATCTGGATATAGACCTGAGGTCAGCAGTTTATGAAGAGACCATgaaacagaaattaaaaaaaaaataattatcacaGAAAATACTAATATACTTAGtcacagttgggtgtagaaatgtaataaattacttaagttcaagtaaaatgactgatttagaaacaaGTACCCACaacagcaactcaattacagtaacactCATTACTTTCACATCTGATAACAACCATTGGAGCATTACCACAGGAAAGAACtaaaggtttttgttgttgtttggtgcattttcagtcattttgcgTGATTTATtcccatttatttttccatttccattcTCCTATTGtgttaatgtatatttttctgttatttttgtgtgttttgttgtcaacttttgattattttagttgttattggtgtagttttgtagtcattttgtgctctgtaacatgtacattatttttaagatgtttttctctctctccacaGTGCTGACTAAATCCTGTATAATCccccaaaaactaaatgcaAATTCAACCTAATACAGAACACTATATCATATTCGGTTCAAAGAGTAAAGATCTTGTTATTGTCTCGTGACTTTATTCAGTTTAGAAACGTGGACGTCTCTACGAGCGCTCGTGTGGGCGAGCTGTTGATCCACCTGCAGAGGAAAGGAGAGGAAGCATGCAAAGAGTTTTATCGAGCGCTTCACCTTCACGTAGAGGAGGTTTATTACAGCCTGCCCACACGGCTGCGCCTCAGAGGTGAGACCTGCTATCATGTTATTATATGCGAGTATGGATATAAAATGACGatggcgtattagggccacattcaaatattaaaaaaatactgggCGCTGCGAGATTTTAGTCGTattatttcgagaataaagttgtatcttaataaaatgGTCATTTTATGAGATTcatttaataatatttcaagattcaagtcataatattttgaagtataaagttgtaatattatgagaataaatttaaaatacaaacagGTTCTTGTTTGTTGCGGTCACTCGTGCGTCATGGAGAATGTGGAGCATTCCATAGAAGTAGTCGATTTAAGGGCTGTCGCTGTTGGTTACGTTCACTTCAACTGGGAATTCTGAGCGCCATACCATCACGAGTTTTTTAAGATACGTCTTTATTCTCATGAAATTATGactctattctcaaaatattacaactttaatagaattacgactttattctcgaaatactACGACTTTAATCCCGTAGTGCTCAGACCTAATATGTTGTCTTCCAAAATAATTTGATCCATGTGTAATGTTTAATGTTGCTTCCCAATGTGTGGCAGATTCAATGGATCCTCTCGCTTTTCCACCATCTTATCAACAGAGACATGTTCTGAATGAAAGAGGTGATCTTAAAGCTGACTAACAAATGACTTCATGATGATCTCGTATTAATACACACTATTTTTCCAGGTCCAGTCTTCTACGTCGGCTGCTTCAGCTTTGCTTTGGGAATGGCTTTACTTTATTACTATGGCGGTAATTTATCTCTCGTTTGTCTACACATTAAAACCTATATCCACCCGTGTggctaaccccccccccccccccccctttttttttgttgttatagaAACCAAAATGTCTGGAGGCAGCCGGGCCCTCGGGATGGCCGCTCTGGGCCTGAAGAAAAAAGCTCAGGAGGTTCTCATATGGTACTCTGAAAAGGGCCTCAGGAAGTAATTTACAGGTGCTCAGGCAGTGCTGCACCAATGAAAACCACCTTCTCCAAAGCGATCACCTTACACTGCAATGCAATACCACAGCACTGTTAGAATGGACCATATGTGTCCAGCTCAAGGATTGGGATCCAAATTTGATCAGTCAGAGCATCTAATCTGGCCTGCAGATTGTTTTTACAAAGAGTGGAAATGACAGGGAACGCATTGGTCACTAAGAAAAATGATATTATATTGACGTACTATTTATTTCCAGATACCGAATGGTTTGGATCGTAGTTGATTGAGAATATGTTGCCTTATAAGATTGTTGATTGGGCTTTTTTCAGGTTGGCACACAAAGGAAAAAGTAGAGCCACAATCAGCCCCTGGAATACAAGAGTTTGAGACCATTGCCTTAAATTCTAGCGTCCTGTTGTCAGATTTTTACAGGTAAAGCTACTGGTGCTGTAGGTGGcagtgttgttgtgttatttgTATAAAACTCATGCAAATACCTGCAACATATTCATTTGACAGGAACAGATATTCTTAGCAGAGCTGTTGTATGGGATTCTGCTCTGGTGTAATGCTAGTTTTTATTATTCCAGTAATTAACAAGTGGTACAAgttatcaaaaatatttttttatttgcaaacaagatacattttttataagaacatttaaaaaaaaaaaacataacttcAAGCTGCCATATGTTGTATCCACTAACTGTATTTATACAATACAGtaaattacatatttacagTTGAATGTTGTGACAAACTACAATAGCTCCCATTGCTTTATGTGGTAGTTGGTTACAGTCTGTCTAATAACAGATGACTAGTTTTACCTTTTGACGCATACATGTCTAATGTTTTGGGTTGCACTTCTGCACAGAGTATGCAAAATGCTTCTCAAAGAAACAATATCAAAATCCACCATTATACAGTATGACACCACTTCACACAGATGGTCAGAAATCACTTATGGGAAGATGAACTGGCAAGTTTGATTCAAACCAGGATAAGCCTCTTCAAAGTGTAAATGCAACCATAAAGTTTGAGTAAATGTCCACTTATATTTAggttatgattaaaaaaatgagtgTCATGGTTAGGTTTGAGGACATCTGGGAGCTTGTAGATTTTAGATCCAGGTTTGATTATCATGTAGTGTACATATTTATCAAAAGTTTCTACACTGAGTTTAGGGGTGATGGGGTTCATGTTTATTTGGTTTCTAAATTGTCTGATGTCATGACCTGTCTCAGGTGTGCCTTGTTTTTTGGCCAAAGTAAGATTATTTGAACACTCTGATCCTTAACAGCATGAACATGTGTACTAGAAGGTGGTCCCAATTTGTATTAAATATGTAAACAGTctttcttctctcttttttttcttctaatataACCAGCCTTCTTAAACTGCATTAAAGCCATAAAcatgaatatttttaaaatcacttCAAGCTCCAATAAAGGGaaaattttcaataaaaatatgcCGTTTTGTCCATTGACTGttattgtatatatatgtggATATATGCTTTGCATTTTTAgtcagttgttgtttttatgtttggaTTTCTCTGTTCTGTTTCTTTTGACTTGCTTTGAAATTTGTGGTGTATGTTAACTTGATGGGTACATTTGATGATCATTTTCcttgtgctgaacacatattgcacgcattggtttccctctggggtcagattgaccccaagaataaaatgtgtttgtaatatttgaaaaataacagGAGGGTTAAGTACAATTCTATTATGTTGACATACAGTactatttatccatccatctgaCCTGCTTGATCTTTGTCAGGATCCAGAGATTCACATTCTGTTTATTGGCAGATATTTGCACCGAATGGTTTGGACCTTAATGGATTGAaaatatgtttgattttttttgtttttttccagtttgGCACACAAAAAATAGTAAATTGGGGATCAGCTCCTAGATGACGATAGTTGTCAGATTTTTACAGGTAAAGCTTCTTCTGCCTGTGGTGTGGTTTGTTAACCTGGCTCTAAAGAACACATAGTGGGCTGGTGGACTCATTGGTGGAGTTTCTGCCCAGTCTGTCAATGCTTAATCCATCCAGATGTGGAGAAAAGACAGTTACATTATGAAACACTTTCCACCCTCTACAGAGGCAACTTCAGCTCCTTCTATCTAGCTGTGGTCTGCTGGCCCCCAAGAACAAAACAAAGGGGTACAGACAGAGTTTTGTGCTTTCAGGAATCTACCTTTTAACTTAGCACTAGTTAAATTAGCTCTCTTTATCTCTGCACACGGACACTTTTAGTGACAGCTGCATTAGTTTAATTGGTGggatgttgttttatttgtattttatcttCCTGATGTTGATCCTGTGAGGTTCTTTGTGTTAttcttgtatttttcatgtctttttcCCCCTATGTTTATTGTTGGACCTCTGTATTGATCCCGCAGAGGGGAAATGTGCAGACATGACAGCTCACATCatataaagtgcaataaaaagtcAACAGAcggcaacacacagaaaacacaagacacccgaaaaatagtgcaatgaagataaaataaacaatacaataatagaagcTTCGTATATATAAACAGAAATCGAACAAATTAAAAGTATAAAGGATActtttatatacatattttattttacctcTTGGTACATATTATTTATGTATAatggataaataataatacataaataatatagTACATATTATTTACGTACCAagttatgaattttatattttgatcatTATCAAaaagcgcactgagatgactttgttgtaatttgtgctgtacaaataaagttgaattgaattgacatAAAGAAACCTAACCTTTTACCTCTATCGGTATTTAATACTTGATGTGTATTTATGTGGGTGATAGTGTTGtgttatgtatatatttatagatTAGGGATATTTAGGATTACTTAAACTGCTGAAAGTACTTATTCAAATACCTGCAACAGCATAggaagattttttttcctgacaCGTGGGTGCCCTCTGGTggctttaaaaataatttcatcaCAACGGCGCttattttcttctcatttcCAAATAGTTTTCATAATCGTTGCtccatgtaataataataataataataataataatgaattggcTGTATTATAAATAGTATCTTGCGTTTAATTAGGTAATTGTACAAATATATCTGGCGATTGTGTTTTTGAGAAATCACGTGACTCAATTGACGAATGAGGTAGCAAGGCATCGCGCGGTGCATTATGGGTATTATAGCAACTAActtaaataaatgcacaaaacaacgtTGTTTGTTGCAATACGAACACCAATAATGAGAATTACATCGCACGAATACAAAACGAAACCAACATAATACTACTGTGGATACCTTTTTGGTACACCGTGAGTGAAAAATATGCTCATCCGTCGCTGGTATATAAGCGAAGTATTCTCACAATATTGTTGTGTTGTATGAAAGGAGAGAAGGTTAGCACTCCCCTTGACAAGGATGGAAATGGCCCCTGTGGCCTGCAACACATATACGGTTAAGGCACTGCCACCTACTTCGTGGCATCTCtaaccaagttttttttttttcaattcctcTCTTTGCTTTATAGTAAAACTTGTTTTGAACACAACTTAGAACAGGAAGTGTGTATTAAGCATTTCCCCATCTGAAATTTTTTAACAAATAGAAAagattttgaatttattttaattattaatcttttttttttttttttttttttttttttaacacaatcttaaataactgtatttctactatacttttactttgtgaaatataaatctagtttaactaaaatgtagtaaattTTTGATCTTGTGTGTGCACTGTTAAGCgctttattttgttaatgtagAGGAGCCAAACGTTCTATTATTGGAATTAATCAATCACTGAAGCACtcaaaataattaatttcacaCTTGTTGTGATCTAAAGCCTTAGATTTACTGGGAGACAAAGAGCAGAACCAATGTGCTTAGGTGATGCCTTCCCTCAGAGGAAACCTGAGAAGGAAAATGTGTGGTTTGTGTCTTCATTAATTCCTCTGAATCCTTTACCTGTGTTTTCCAGGTAAACtttgaaaatcacacaaaaatacgGCCGAGAGTGAAAAGTCTTGTAGCCAGAGTTAGACATggtttttgaatgtgttttgtCGTTACGAGCGGAGGTAGCTCACCGCGCGGCGCTACTTCAATGTATGTTGCGATCCATGTTTCTGTGGCTTCCTGTACACGTTATTAGTATGATTTATGAAATGTATTAACAGTAtttactttttgaatggaattactgaaatgatgttctaattttatgaccagcacctgtatatcTGGTTAATGCCTGTGAGGAAAttgatgtgtgaatgggtgaaggACCATATTGCTGTGTTTAAAGTGGATTGAACAGACTGTGAACTAAACAAAAGGACATTGAAACAGACGcacaattgttaaaaaaagacaagttGAGTTGGATAATGAAAGTTTACTAACTCCATGTAATAAAACAGATGAAACCTGAGAAGGGAAAAGTGTGGTTCGTGTCTTCATTAATTCCTCTGAATCGTTTACTTGTGTTTTCCAGACACTgaaccaaaatgtttttgttgctgtggtCTGTAAGCCCTAGAACCCGTAACAGTTGcttcaatgtctaaatattctctctcctgtcagcatcACATTAGATCCACACAATGATCCTCcgtttattggacagctcgtgttctaagagatctgattgatCAGGAGGCAGAACTTTAGCACTCGCTAAGATCTTAGCCAGAGAAGAACCTGGTGCAAACCAGGCTATAACCAGCATAAgttgccatggtgatttagctccgtaagacgttagcgagcttcgtagtccaggacacactgattaaatcttgGAAGTTAGCGTGAGAAAAGGTCATCTTGCTTCGTAACATACCCCccttgtgttaactcttgtcttagTGTTCCAGGTATTCATGctcatgtctccacctcccagtaatgtcagtgtgtttgggtcgTGACTGGTTAGCTGCCTCATGTCTTGCATCCATGGGCGACCAtggatcaggtggtagtgggtcgtcttctgatcgagaggttgggggtttgatcccagtacctgaccatgtgtcgaagtgtccttgggcaagacactgaaccctaagttgctcccagtggtcgactagcgccttgcatggcagtcctgtcccactggtgtgtgaatgtgagagtgattgggtgaatgagctgatatgtaaagcgctttgagactgcttcagtgtggtgataaagcgctatataaatcaagtccatttaccaattaCCATCCAGGTGTGGCCCCCACCCAATCAGACTTCCTGCACTATTTAGCAGAGCGCTTGGACACTGAATGATTGCTGGTTCGTCATTGATGTCAGCCTCCTCGTgttctgctgtgttttgttcCATGGTTTCTTCGTGCCTTTTTGGGTTTTGTTATTAAAATATACTGGACTCACCAACATTCTCTC is a genomic window containing:
- the card19 gene encoding caspase recruitment domain-containing protein 19 isoform X2, whose protein sequence is MTSEGVSQQRAEGTPRWEFRNVDVSTSARVGELLIHLQRKGEEACKEFYRALHLHVEEVYYSLPTRLRLRDSMDPLAFPPSYQQRHVLNERGPVFYVGCFSFALGMALLYYYGETKMSGGSRALGMAALGLKKKAQEVLIWYSEKGLRK
- the card19 gene encoding caspase recruitment domain-containing protein 19 isoform X1, producing the protein MGDSFCEQLIEDTSFLRAEHRLDTELLDKLILQLNRIYPQILSDKEATRFRNVDVSTSARVGELLIHLQRKGEEACKEFYRALHLHVEEVYYSLPTRLRLRDSMDPLAFPPSYQQRHVLNERGPVFYVGCFSFALGMALLYYYGETKMSGGSRALGMAALGLKKKAQEVLIWYSEKGLRK